One genomic region from Ochotona princeps isolate mOchPri1 chromosome 5, mOchPri1.hap1, whole genome shotgun sequence encodes:
- the SLC16A14 gene encoding monocarboxylate transporter 14 isoform X1 has product MYTSHEDVGYDFEDDPKAKKTLKAHPDIDGGWAWVMVLSSFFVHILVMGSQMALGVLNVEWLEEFRQSRSLTAWVSSLSMGITLIVGPFIGLFINTCGCRRTAILGGLVNSLGWVLSAYAANVYSLFVTFGVAAGLGSGMAYLPAVVTVGRYFEKRRALAQGLSTTGTGFGTFLMTALLKYLCSEYGWRNAMFIQGAVCLNLCVCGALMRPLALERDTPGPGATRPHALSSARSTESVKSGGLPGRTEEPEGGPGKLGTLCDPPGQEGPDQAGPRKDAQAVGLLKAMSQLTVHVRKGFGDWSSGCFGSASLFRNRMFVAFVFWALFAYSSFVIPFIHLPEIVQLHNLSEQNDAFPLTSIIAIVHILGKVLLGLVADVPWVSAWNVFLLANLVLGLCILALPLAHTYASLAVVCALIGFSSGYFSLMPVVTEDLVGIEHLPNAYGIIICANGISALLGPPFAGWIYDITQKYDFSFYICGLLYMVGMLFLLIEPCIRIIEQSRRSHMDGAHV; this is encoded by the exons ATGTATACAAGCCATGAAGATGTTGGGTATGACTTTGAAGATGACCCCAAGGCCAAGAAGACGCTCAAGGCCCACCCGGACATTGATGGCGGGTGGGCCTGGGTGATGGTCCTGTCCTCCTTCTTCGTGCACATTCTGGTCATGGGCTCGCAGATGGCCCTGGGCGTCCTCAACGTGGAGTGGCTGGAGGAGTTTCGGCAGAGTCGCAGCCTCACAGCCTGGGTCAGCTCTCTCAGCATGGGCATCACCTTGATTGTGG GGCCTTTCATCGGCTTGTTCATCAACACCTGTGGCTGCCGCCGGACGGCCATCCTCGGAGGGCTGGTGAACTCCCTGGGCTGGGTGCTGAGCGCCTATGCGGCCAACGTGTACTCTCTCTTCGTCACCTTCGGAGTGGCAGCGG GCCTCGGCAGTGGGATGGCCTACCTGCCTGCCGTGGTCACGGTGGGCCGCTACTTTGAGAAGAGGCGAGCCTTGGCCCAGGGGCTCAGCACCACGGGCACAGGCTTCGGGACATTCCTGATGACGGCGCTGCTCAAGTACCTGTGCTCCGAGTACGGCTGGCGCAATGCCATGTTCATCCAGGGCGCCGTGTGCCtcaacctgtgtgtgtgcggggcGCTCATGCGGCCCCTGGCTCTCGAGAGGGACACACCGGGCCCCGGAGCGACGCGGCCGCACGCCCTCTCCTCAGCTCGCTCCACGGAATCTGTCAAGTCAGGAGGGCTCCCGGGCAGGACAGAAGAGCCTGAGGGCGGACCTGGAAAGCTGGGGACCCTCTGTGACCCTCCAGGCCAGGAGGGCCCAGATCAGGCGGGGCCCAGGAAGGACGCCCAGGCCGTGGGGCTCCTGAAAGCCATGAGCCAGCTCACCGTGCACGTCCGAAAGGGCTTCGGGGACTGGTCCTCGGGCTGCTTTGGGTCGGCCTCCCTCTTCCGCAACCGCATGTTTGTGGCCTTCGTCTTCTGGGCCTTGTTCGCCTACAGCAGCTTCGTCATCCCGTTCATCCACCTGCCGGAGATCGTGCAGTTGCACAACTTATCGGAGCAGAATGACGCCTTCCCGCTGACGTCCATCATCGCCATTGTGCACATCCTGGGGAAAGTGCTCCTGGGCCTCGTGGCCGACGTCCCCTGGGTCAGCGCGTGGAACGTCTTCCTCCTGGCCAACCTCGTCCTGGGCCTGTGCATCCTCGCGCTGCCGCTGGCGCACACCTACGCCAGCCTGGCCGTAGTCTGCGCGCTCATAGGCTTCTCCAGTGGCTACTTCTCCCTCATGCCCGTGGTCACTGAGGACCTGGTGGGCATCGAACACCTGCCCAACGCCTATGGCATCATCATCTGTGCTAATGGCATCTCGGCGTTGCTGGGACCTCCTTTTGCAG ggTGGATCTATGACATCACACAAAAGTATGATTTTTCCTTCTATATTTGTGGTTTGCTTTACATGGTAGGAATGCTCTTTCTCCTCATTGAACCATGCATTCGAATTATAGAACAATCCAGAAGAAGCCACATGGATGGTGCACATGTTTAG
- the SLC16A14 gene encoding monocarboxylate transporter 14 isoform X2: MYTSHEDVGYDFEDDPKAKKTLKAHPDIDGGWAWVMVLSSFFVHILVMGSQMALGVLNVEWLEEFRQSRSLTAWVSSLSMGITLIVGPFIGLFINTCGCRRTAILGGLVNSLGWVLSAYAANVYSLFVTFGVAAGLGSGMAYLPAVVTVGRYFEKRRALAQGLSTTGTGFGTFLMTALLKYLCSEYGWRNAMFIQGAVCLNLCVCGALMRPLALERDTPGPGATRPHALSSARSTESVKSGGLPGRTEEPEGGPGKLGTLCDPPGQEGPDQAGPRKDAQAVGLLKAMSQLTVHVRKGFGDWSSGCFGSASLFRNRMFVAFVFWALFAYSSFVIPFIHLPEIVQLHNLSEQNDAFPLTSIIAIVHILGKVLLGLVADVPWVSAWNVFLLANLVLGLCILALPLAHTYASLAVVCALIGFSSGYFSLMPVVTEDLVGIEHLPNAYGIIICANGISALLGPPFAGWIYDITQN; the protein is encoded by the exons ATGTATACAAGCCATGAAGATGTTGGGTATGACTTTGAAGATGACCCCAAGGCCAAGAAGACGCTCAAGGCCCACCCGGACATTGATGGCGGGTGGGCCTGGGTGATGGTCCTGTCCTCCTTCTTCGTGCACATTCTGGTCATGGGCTCGCAGATGGCCCTGGGCGTCCTCAACGTGGAGTGGCTGGAGGAGTTTCGGCAGAGTCGCAGCCTCACAGCCTGGGTCAGCTCTCTCAGCATGGGCATCACCTTGATTGTGG GGCCTTTCATCGGCTTGTTCATCAACACCTGTGGCTGCCGCCGGACGGCCATCCTCGGAGGGCTGGTGAACTCCCTGGGCTGGGTGCTGAGCGCCTATGCGGCCAACGTGTACTCTCTCTTCGTCACCTTCGGAGTGGCAGCGG GCCTCGGCAGTGGGATGGCCTACCTGCCTGCCGTGGTCACGGTGGGCCGCTACTTTGAGAAGAGGCGAGCCTTGGCCCAGGGGCTCAGCACCACGGGCACAGGCTTCGGGACATTCCTGATGACGGCGCTGCTCAAGTACCTGTGCTCCGAGTACGGCTGGCGCAATGCCATGTTCATCCAGGGCGCCGTGTGCCtcaacctgtgtgtgtgcggggcGCTCATGCGGCCCCTGGCTCTCGAGAGGGACACACCGGGCCCCGGAGCGACGCGGCCGCACGCCCTCTCCTCAGCTCGCTCCACGGAATCTGTCAAGTCAGGAGGGCTCCCGGGCAGGACAGAAGAGCCTGAGGGCGGACCTGGAAAGCTGGGGACCCTCTGTGACCCTCCAGGCCAGGAGGGCCCAGATCAGGCGGGGCCCAGGAAGGACGCCCAGGCCGTGGGGCTCCTGAAAGCCATGAGCCAGCTCACCGTGCACGTCCGAAAGGGCTTCGGGGACTGGTCCTCGGGCTGCTTTGGGTCGGCCTCCCTCTTCCGCAACCGCATGTTTGTGGCCTTCGTCTTCTGGGCCTTGTTCGCCTACAGCAGCTTCGTCATCCCGTTCATCCACCTGCCGGAGATCGTGCAGTTGCACAACTTATCGGAGCAGAATGACGCCTTCCCGCTGACGTCCATCATCGCCATTGTGCACATCCTGGGGAAAGTGCTCCTGGGCCTCGTGGCCGACGTCCCCTGGGTCAGCGCGTGGAACGTCTTCCTCCTGGCCAACCTCGTCCTGGGCCTGTGCATCCTCGCGCTGCCGCTGGCGCACACCTACGCCAGCCTGGCCGTAGTCTGCGCGCTCATAGGCTTCTCCAGTGGCTACTTCTCCCTCATGCCCGTGGTCACTGAGGACCTGGTGGGCATCGAACACCTGCCCAACGCCTATGGCATCATCATCTGTGCTAATGGCATCTCGGCGTTGCTGGGACCTCCTTTTGCAG ggTGGATCTATGACATCACACAAAA CTGA